The Garra rufa chromosome 18, GarRuf1.0, whole genome shotgun sequence genome window below encodes:
- the ankrd33aa gene encoding photoreceptor ankyrin repeat protein — MAEVKVTMQEDPNLGSGPDEDASELSVSENDSDSGSVLSDDSVLPDYEREDASGGSANTLYQACAKNNVTALRRVLERGVTRDEVMELDINGRNGLMVAVSKGYLDLVYGLNQCPLLDINHQDNEGNTALMIAAQAGFAIILTYILNFFSGVDMELRDNRGFTALLKAVMQGSNDCVASLLMAGADINVVDATRGKDIRDWALKTGRFETLHRLRRLNTRPQAEQFCETYVPEWPDLKELVAKATATKSAGQKVAHRLKSTFTFSFPHDPQDNGIMDHLVRITTSIHSPLVVTGCRPLCPSSPPEIGKRRLAVPELMQMHPREQLEEHAMRHSNGSISVASTSDSSVSLGSCCSDSERRGSVLSMASNGVRKFVPRSMARRNSVFPAGCVPQIKVTKSGEPTPKKEKKNKLTKGYLEPPLWKYKEAKEEKKKEKKKAEQEKTDKAAKKKSKK; from the exons ATGGCTGAGGTTAAAGTCACGATGCAGGAGGATCCAAATCTGGGCTCTGGTCCAGATGAGGATGCCTCTGAGTTGTCAGTTTCTGAGAATGATTCAGATTCTGGGAGTGTGCTGTCAGATGACTCCGTGCTCCCCGATTACGAACGGGAAGATGCCAGTGGAGGCTCTGCCAACACCTTGTACCAAGCCTGTGCCAAGAACAATGTCACAGCCCTCCGCAGAGTTCTGGAGAGAGGTGTTACAAGAGACGAAGTCATGGAACTAGACATAAATGGCAGG AACGGTCTGATGGTGGCAGTCTCAAAAGGCTATTTGGATCTGGTGTATGGACTCAACCAGTGCCCACTTCTGGATATCAATCATCAGGATAATGAAGGCAACACCGCACTCATGATCGCTGCACAGGCTG GTTTCGCAATCATCCTCACCTACATCCTAAATTTCTTCAGTGGTGTGGACATGGAGCTCCGGGATAACCGAGGCTTCACCGCACTCCTCAAAGCAGTCATGCAAGGCAGCAATGACTGTGTGGCTTCACTGCTCATGgctg GAGCTGACATAAATGTTGTGGATGCCACAAGAGGGAAGGACATACGAGATTGGGCTCTGAAGACAGGTCGCTTTGAGACATTACACAGACTTAGGCGGCTGAACACCAGGCCTCAGGCTGAACAATTCTGTGAAACATATGTCCCAGAGTGGCCAGATCTGAAGGAGCTAGTGGCCAAGGCCACAGCCACAAAAAGCGCAGGACAGAAAGTAGCCCATCGCCTGAAGTCCACATTCACTTTTAGTTTTCCTCATGACCCTCAGGACAATGGCATCATGGACCATCTGGTGCGCATAACCACAAGCATCCACAGTCCCTTGGTGGTCACCGGATGCCGTCCTCTCTGTCCATCGAGCCCGCCGGAGATTGGAAAGAGACGCTTGGCCGTGCCTGAACTGATGCAGATGCACCCTAGGGAACAGCTTGAGGAACATGCGATGCGGCACAGCAATGGCTCTATCTCTGTTGCGTCTACCTCTGATTCTTCTGTGTCGCTGGGCTCATGCTGCTCCGACTCGGAGCGGAGAGGCAGCGTGCTCTCCATGGCCTCCAATGGAGTCCGCAAGTTTGTCCCGCGCAGCATGGCCCGCCGCAATAGCGTGTTTCCCGCCGGCTGCGTCCCCCAAATCAAAGTGACCAAGTCAGGAGAGCCAACACCCAAGAAGGAGAAGAAGAATAAGCTAACCAAAGGTTACTTAGAGCCACCATTATGGAAGTACAAGGAGGCTAAAGAGGAGaagaaaaaagagaagaaaaaagcaGAACAAGAGAAAACGGATAAAGCAgccaagaaaaaaagtaaaaaatga